ATCAACAAGATGCGCGCTTTCACGCCCACCCTCTTCGCCTGTAAGGGCGCCAATCGGCCGGCCTTCGCAAAGCCCGCGCCCGGTTAGCGCGAGCACGGCCCGCACCCCGGCACCGCCCGGCTTCGCCCAGACCTGTTTTGCCCGTTTCTTCAGCGGTGACAGGAGCGTCCCGTTTTCGCGCAGTTCAGCACCGAACCGTGACACCCCGTCAACGGCGCGCTCGACATCAAACGGGTCGCGCGGCGTTTCAAGCACCGAAAGGTAAAGCGACAACGCTTCAGCGGGGGTTCCGACCGGTGTTGTCACGACTGCCCGTGCCGGGGCGGCATGGACTGGCGCCACGTCGGCACCCGGCTGAGCTGTGCTCCCGGCCATGTCGGCGATCCGGCTGCGAAGGGACGGAACCACGAGGTCCACATAGTCGGCGAGAAGTGCCTGCACGTGCGCGTCATTGCCCTCACCCAGCTTCGCAACAAGATCAAGAGCAGCTTTCTGAACACCGGCATCTTCCGACACCAACGCCAGAGACGCTGCATCCAAAGCACCGGAGCCGACCTGATTGTCGCGCGCGGCCGCCCTTTCAACGAGTTTCAGCGCAGCAAGAACCAGCCCCTTCGAACGTGCCTGTAGGGCAGGCTCCAGGCTTTTGAGCAGGCTGGCCGGTTCCAGCGGACAAGATTTGTCCGCCGCCTGGACGAATTTCAGCGCGAACGAGACTGTTGGCGGAACAGAGGATGACAGGAGCCCGAGATAGCGGCCGGCCCGAACGGCAATTTCGTCTTCCGTCGGCGCAAGCGCTGTGTGGAAGCGGGAATACCAGCCCGCACGATACTGGCCGAAGTCCCGTTCAAGGGCATCAAGGGAGGCATCGAGAAGCCGCTGACGGTCGAGCTTGCCGGCCTCCGCATATCCGATCAGCCGGTCGGACCAGGTCGGCGTGCCCTGTTTTGCAAACTTGTCATGATTGGCAAGACTGAATTCACCCCCGCCCTCGACTTCAAAGAACCGCCAGACATCTTTGGAGAGCAGAACCTCTTCATCTACGCCCCAGCGTTCGTGCCAGATCCCGTAGTAGCCGAGGATGATGCCATCGCTTTCCGGTCTGCGTGCGAGGCCATCCTGCCAGAGGGGGGCTGCGTTGCCGATGGCATGCGGATTTTGTTCGACGAGATGGTCGACCAGACCCTGAGCGAAATCCAATTCCAGGACCGTGAAAACATCCTGGATCGGCACCGACGCCGGAACGGGAACGAAGCCCAGTTTCTTCAGTTCCGAAAGGGTCGCCGTCGCAAAGAGGCCAATAATGACGGCGTCACGGTCACGCGGTTTTTTGCCTTTGTCCCCACGCTGCTCGAACCCGAACAGCACATGGTCCGAATAGAGCTTCGAGACCGCCTTTGCATGCGGCCTCCGGTCGGCCGGTGGAATCGCGGCGAGGCTCTCAAGTGCGGAGCGCGCCTTATTCGTCGTAAGGATCGAAATCAGTTCGTCTTCGCTCATGCCGACCTCTCAAGCTGCATTTCGACCGCAAGCATATGCTTGCAGGGCCCTCTTTGACGGCCATGTTTGGCAAACCACGGACAGGTGCAGCGCCAGCCTTCTCCGTCCCGCGCGACTGTGTGGACCACGTCTTTGCCTGCAACCTCTGCTCCGGACGGGGTCATGGTCACGGCACTAGTTTCACAGAGCTCCCGCGCTGCCTTCAGCCGCGGGTTGAGATCATCCAGCGGCGCAAGATCAAAAGGAAGAACCCGGTGGAAATACCCGTCCTGGCCGAGATCGAAACCGACAAGGCCTCTGGCGGCAAGGTCAGCAAGCGCGTTTTCGACCGTATCCGTCTCAAGCCCGGTCGCGGACGCCAGTGTCTCAACATCGATCCTGTCCTGCCAGTTGAGCTGCGCGCGGACATTTGCAACCGTGTCACCCGACGACGCTGCCAGGCCCGAGAGGGTGCCGCCGTCGCCTGAAAAACCACGCCAGGGTTCCGCGTTCAGAACCAGCCAGAAACGCTGGCTACCGAAATCGAGCGACCATGCGCTTGCGCCTGTCGCCGGCGCACTGAAAACGTCCATGCCATTGGAGCGGCTGACCATTGCTTCCAGAATCCGCAGCCGGTGACTGCCACGCAACATGAGCGCGCCCTCGACCCGTCGCGAAGACAGTCTGGCAACACCGCCGGTCGCGCTTACCCACTGCACGCTGTCGTCCTTGCCGCGGGGCAGGGCGCGAAGGAAACGTTGTGCGGCGACGCGCGGCAGGTGAGCGAATAGCTGCATCTGCGCCTGGACAACCTGGACCTCGGCAAATCCCCTGACCCAGCGCAACGGCAGCGGTACCTTGCGCTCGACAATGGTCTTGGCATCTCGCGTGATGCCGATGCCGCCTTCCCCGATATCGAGGTGGAAGTCCGCCTCCCTGCCGACATTTGCCAGCGCACCCCGCAATTCAGCGCCGAAATCGACATTCGTGGTTCCGTTCCGGGAGTGACTGATCTCCAGTGCATCCGGTGTCAGATCCATCCTGGCATAAGCGCTGCAGCATGCGGAAAAGCCCTCGAAGCGAACGGCGCCGGGGCTGACGGTTGCCACCGGATCGGCCTCGCGCAGGATCCTTGCGAGCATGGCGGGCGGAACGTAGTAGCGTGCGGCCACCGTCTCTGAAACCGCGCGCAGCCCCTTGGCGGTGATGTCGGGATAGCACGCGCGGGCACTGAGGAATTGTCCGGAATTCGACGGTGACACACCGCCGTCAGCCGCGAGGGACAGGCGGGTTTCACCCGCATTCGCCAGGAACCCGGAAGCTGCCGAATATCGATAGGTTTTGTCGGTCGCGGGCAAAGGAGGGGACCCCGTCAAACAAAAATTCAATTCCCCGTCTTGTGGCGCATTTCAATTAAAACGGGATGAAAATAAATCCTAACAATTGTCATAAGTTCCAAGGGCTCGCGCGCCGGCGAACCTGTTCGAACGGCAGCCGTTGCCGTTCATGAGCCCATGTTTCAACGAAAACGCGGAACACGCCCCGGACGGACCGTCTTGCGCGCAACGGCGCTGGCCGAGATTTCTCTTAACTTTCAGATGGCTTACGCTAAGCTTGTCCAGACAGTTTCTTGCTTCTGCGCGCGAAAGGGCCGTCACGGCGGCGGCCATCGTCGAACGGCCGGGTCTTCAGACACGGCAGACCGGGCTGCGCACGCAGCAACAATTGCGGGGATGAGTGCAATGGGTTGGCTTCGCTCTCTGGTGACGGGTCTGTCTGTTCCCTGTCTGATGCTTGGGCTCCTGTTTTTCGCCGCTT
This region of uncultured Roseibium sp. genomic DNA includes:
- a CDS encoding DUF6493 family protein, which gives rise to MSEDELISILTTNKARSALESLAAIPPADRRPHAKAVSKLYSDHVLFGFEQRGDKGKKPRDRDAVIIGLFATATLSELKKLGFVPVPASVPIQDVFTVLELDFAQGLVDHLVEQNPHAIGNAAPLWQDGLARRPESDGIILGYYGIWHERWGVDEEVLLSKDVWRFFEVEGGGEFSLANHDKFAKQGTPTWSDRLIGYAEAGKLDRQRLLDASLDALERDFGQYRAGWYSRFHTALAPTEDEIAVRAGRYLGLLSSSVPPTVSFALKFVQAADKSCPLEPASLLKSLEPALQARSKGLVLAALKLVERAAARDNQVGSGALDAASLALVSEDAGVQKAALDLVAKLGEGNDAHVQALLADYVDLVVPSLRSRIADMAGSTAQPGADVAPVHAAPARAVVTTPVGTPAEALSLYLSVLETPRDPFDVERAVDGVSRFGAELRENGTLLSPLKKRAKQVWAKPGGAGVRAVLALTGRGLCEGRPIGALTGEEGGRESAHLVDDAGLQSLHLARNGEVLDRVLTGTSLPLLSLPGDSSGMIAAADLSQRLQRYSAAGVLPGVADLTLALMRLDTQTPVPIEYHARNSEQGRAFAYAMGHDVEVGPTPDLWAAAWRARRPFHEDRRVAGLFGKSLPECGVPAKMALDVVRKDSDCGAYFWADVAVPITPAIEGEGGGWRSLIPRRETNAPYVLRQCGNSFADVAWASLCRPNAPDLFFRQALLHQDVWQKLTDNHTRAYLEPFFRPGPDVSPLGAGVLAYYMAVEDKSVTSLAAEAAVETLAAGRLATNDFADAIKAFLLSGALPTPRWTKGFTAMAEAGAAHHVRATIGLILDFAPEQCPRDLGGILELYYELHVDAGTAPERPETLTCLASLPGGGKTAKFSKKLRALAKAAA
- a CDS encoding SWIM zinc finger family protein, which gives rise to MPATDKTYRYSAASGFLANAGETRLSLAADGGVSPSNSGQFLSARACYPDITAKGLRAVSETVAARYYVPPAMLARILREADPVATVSPGAVRFEGFSACCSAYARMDLTPDALEISHSRNGTTNVDFGAELRGALANVGREADFHLDIGEGGIGITRDAKTIVERKVPLPLRWVRGFAEVQVVQAQMQLFAHLPRVAAQRFLRALPRGKDDSVQWVSATGGVARLSSRRVEGALMLRGSHRLRILEAMVSRSNGMDVFSAPATGASAWSLDFGSQRFWLVLNAEPWRGFSGDGGTLSGLAASSGDTVANVRAQLNWQDRIDVETLASATGLETDTVENALADLAARGLVGFDLGQDGYFHRVLPFDLAPLDDLNPRLKAARELCETSAVTMTPSGAEVAGKDVVHTVARDGEGWRCTCPWFAKHGRQRGPCKHMLAVEMQLERSA